A genomic window from Chrysoperla carnea chromosome 3, inChrCarn1.1, whole genome shotgun sequence includes:
- the LOC123296859 gene encoding titin, translating to MTALGWGPGPSLIFGVIFIMICSIFTQQAFAAPVYEHETGLEALHEELNNGCYYNFQHYDEGDRILTNEPCLNCTCHNRMLMCYLRVCPFTKAIGENCKIEKREDQCCPVITCPEVPVHLLTSTTASPSAATDSTELGHLDNYGCTVNELFYSDGARVPSDPSKPCELCYCIRNKTTCIMQECTLHVQGCKPVYQDGVCCPVRYDCDREEEYLLETTVSSGLLLTTTMSPGASTDCKYNSSVYSDGELMKTENACEHCYCMRGEIVCAVQECGQPMEKTGTNCVAIPREGQCCPEYECDNATFTTTLSPSDELTTALTNEEVSTESKYPLEGEVAPTVDKLHKADDSGIAETESLPTAEHTTEHINVDELSKSPEPEEVATEDIKLNLPQEKDTTTDKYEHAPATTEPIEKLSHDVTSPDSDGLGVTTSSQALDEQKPTDIPDMIHSEDTTKYNLAVAEGENQILEQGKIDQESETPKPEISVDDQSTSSHDFSGEELITRIYDDLPKEIVTESVNVEETPAPSVSKPEDELSPPKEETSSVASEDSTRLAEDVITTEHSKPESESLEPSTTAPALESDSDAIQPIDVSGDKAPATEQTIDESTRVPDIQAVVSDDKDTSESELDQDLTPSPETAKHTTPSSDLITEEHTEDKYHEEQTTVKSESEATDITEKVSLTTDEPKNILPETITEQSIAVDSTSSSEKDSELGHTVENVDTNVSDVEIPHTTENINLSSDDRKDIDEQIPIEVSTELGSEPVVFEQDVTTEKAIEQENEVPEIPVENQPETSEKSIDSETTEKPLYSEFGSTEKHLPPGEQIETTVNPLSGEEQEVETSEKPTEGHDEESEIPQISDHTEETYKEPSQADEQPEVSEKPGSEYTPETTPYADDNQLETSEKSVETDHSQEIEEPIDNSIQEQELSVTEKQPESDIQPEISTQPIISDRFPDVQEGEYDKTESNEITPYSTETPSEGSSQPETSDKPVESDGIKPDTSEKPVEAIENELATTDKYDTSDEQRIVTEKTPDGEEHESEQPVGTSEQEDISEKPVHSSEIDSVTSEEPSSFIEQQETEKPDERIYVTEVYGKPSDGEESVSITSEKPADEQEQIPETSEKPVDVEESVSITSEKPADEQEQIPETSEKPVDVEEPVAFTSEKPVDEQEQITETSEKPVDVEEPVAVTSEKPVDVEEPVAVTSEKPAEDEEIVAVTSEKPADDEELVDVTSEKPADDAELVAVTSEKSVDGEDSIAVTTEKSVDVQEQISEVTEKPTDGEIPSLETSETPIENTEQVPEATEKPVESEDKILESTEKPTDSEDKLSEVTEKSVDTEGQVFETSEIPADTTETVPELTEKTILTGEESPEMAEKPADNEDEAPESSEKPIVEDTVGTSEKTTASEDEAPGISEKPIESETLETGVTDAQKEIEQTPSNEIDQTRGEDSQGTENPPPESVDVQGPITEVPESLEDVTTHHIKPETELQQSTESPTEPNIDISAAGIPEEQPSISQEKETTQSTELLKQPEGVSEISSTEEDVTKTIPVGEDKLTSQPEEESQKTEAPIVVDEPKPEVSTENVLLQSEHHVIPGEGDCLVDDVTYANNSIVQPTNPCQLSCKCISSIVQCEMIECSPPPSDMVKCMPIFHGDDNCCPTYNCEGTEGKTPPSDSHILEKLPEVENIPGDVAQTEATPEPETTKESESIPDVIVPVVPLEEDISTEIPDKDNNIPTQSPVDTVESETDEISPSKDTPADESTSGLIGTPIDKITESSVTETEVELATERLGPIDTIEHEDTEGEVSNTTPKLDSITEKSDLPLETEVSSEQPELITIKHEQPVEVPVELTTSDYPNEILPTTSSHENIPVQVEVESSTAIPESVPTDTSGIDSNEIPSGEISTEPEISVPEITTEHASIDVTTQTSKTPSESFPQDENEVLYTSKPEAIPSKKPEDSYTTVPSQENIDVEKTTEFISEISTEGVKVQETETEHFIIELGDISTKPSKEVDIEESNEVPEVPLESTKIPDIEQDKDVTSAPIAEEEITVTSQDVQESVTTGAQPISHDENEIPTFDNIPVQPVTEKLLDEDESKSTSLPISSSDSNEEIPDYTASIPSDDTRAETVAPVLPVETSTEYLEQKVTDRVAPDSVTDLPVKVEETEVTESNIVETEKPEASVSPTEEPSVTVQTLFEVTEISTDIIKEATESGSESETPKTDIGASVPETQTDKPLESEANAIPDADIVSEHSTITPVEENQETEKPHDAATEVESTTLAEDRIPHVPDNENELIPEEHISETSTSIPLEERTTLTNEVISQTDIASQKPEFEQEPSVADISTEANEIITDEPKDIQKPEDGESLSVNEPTEDIKIFETTVTPDNSQENIEQSSETSPNEIDNRINLVDESEEIEKEQTEQPVTVAVSVETSSEQVIGEEHTETSIEPEVLGADQESNVQLEEKVTEEIPKATTQYLEPTTIKTSIEESSEEKQQTSSEEQPISETTENKLVEISTESQPISPEQTTILASDNLQTEATPKDTIPDSNQETGGEISSELDTTTQSEVQKLDTSSEGSPINEVSGDKLEEPEPVLSVTEVSEVEESSKETGESVTGDITTKYPTEDQSAASLPVEQEGVKPSVPVHIPSEQTTVDALPELSTLTSEENIEPEVTEAPITTTIKQESSSTKDDAMEITTVSKLPELSTSTPQVSTEKSDEIVTVHEDISDGELKPAQDDKQTSDVPSISSQEPDYVQVPIEQSPEPSEEPSQEVSTSGSVFESSTTQSSYSTQDSLNVTSPPRIPDEESQKPVKPDYQPQHPDDFGQMPQQYPYPPETDDYDEDDSTAFGPGTCRYGGKVYVSAQQIPRDDPCDFCFCFRSDIICLQQSCPPPIPGCHEEPINGFCCPRYECPVSMATVLNVTTTTTTTTTTLPPHFLHHAYKGAASRRGCQIQGKAYQVGEVVKSKSGPCLHCTCGGDGQMKCDPKVCSPQPMIQQMIAAVATSRTGARR from the exons ATTATGCAAGAATGTACATTACACGTTCAAGGATGTAAACCAGTATATCAAGATGGCGTATGTTGTCCAGTTCGATATGATTGTg ATCGAGAAGAAGAATATCTTCTAGAAACAACAGTCAGTTCTGGTTTACTTCTTACCACTACGATGTCACCTGGAGCTTCAACAGATTGTAAATATAACAGTAGTGTATATAGCGACGGTGAATTAATGAAAACAGAAAATGCATGTGAACACTGCTATTGTATGAGAGGTGAAATTGTTTGTGCGGTTCAAGAATGTGGTCAACCAATGGAAAAAACTGGAACAAATTGTGTTGCAATTCCACGAGAAGGTCAATGTTGTCCAGAATACGAGTGTGATAATGCAACATTTACTACTACGTTAAGTCCAAGTGATGAACTAACTACAGCATTAACTAATGAAGAAGTCTCAACGGAAAGCAAATATCCTTTGGAGGGTGAGGTTGCACCTACAGTTGATAAATTGCACAAAGCAGATGATTCTGGTATTGCAGAAACTGAATCTTTACCTACAGCTGAACATACCACAGAGCATATAAATGTAGATGAGTTAAGTAAATCACCTGAACCAGAAGAAGTAGCAACTGAagacataaaattaaatctacCACAAGAAAAAGATACTACCACCGATAAATATGAACATGCCCCTGCAACAACAGAACCAATAGAAAAATTAAGTCATGATGTTACATCTCCAGATTCAGATGGACTCGGTGTTACTACCTCAAGCCAAGCTTTAGATGAACAAAAACCGACTGACATCCCTGATATGATTCATTCTGAAGATACCACCAAATATAATTTAGCTGTAGCTGAAggtgaaaatcaaattttagagCAAGGAAAAATTGACCAAGAAAGTGAAACACCTAAACCTGAAATTAGTGTAGATGATCAATCAACTTCTAGTCATGACTTTAGTGGCGAAGAACTTATCACACGCATATACGATGATCTACCAAAAGAAATTGTAACAGAATCAGTAAATGTTGAAGAAACACCTGCACCATCGGTATCAAAACCAGAAGACGAATTATCACCTCCAAAAGAAGAAACAAGTTCGGTGGCCAGTGAAGATTCTACTCGGCTTGCAGAAGATGTTATTACCACTGAGCATAGTAAACCAGAAAGTGAAAGTTTAGAACCATCAACAACGGCACCAGCTTTAGAATCTGATAGTGATGCCATTcaaccaatagatgtcagcggTGATAAAGCTCCTGCAACTGAACAAACTATTGATGAATCAACAAGAGTTCCCGATATTCAAGCTGTTGTAAGTGATGATAAAGATACATCCGAATCGGAACTCGATCAAGATTTAACACCTAGCCCTGAAACTGCTAAACATACAACACCTTCATCAGATTTAATAACTGAAGAACACACGGAAGATAAATATCACGAAGAACAAACAACAGTCAAATCAGAATCTGAAGCAACAGATATCACTGAAAAAGTTAGCTTAACGACTGACGAACCCAAGAATATTCTTCCAGAAACAATAACCGAACAAAGCATTGCAGTGGATTCTACCTCAAGCAGTGAAAAAGATAGTGAGCTCGGACACACTGTAGAAAATGTTGATACCAACGTTTCTGATGTTGAAATTCCTCATACAACTGAGAATATCAATTTGTCTTCAGACGACCGAAAAGATATAGATGAACAAATTCCTATTGAAGTCAGCACAGAATTAGGGTCTGAACCAGTCGTTTTTGAACAAGATGTAACAACAGAAAAAGCTATTGAACAAGAAAATGAAGTACCAGAAATACCAGTAGAAAACCAGccagaaacaagtgaaaaatcaATCGATAGCGAAACAACTGAGAAACCTTTATACAGTGAATTTGGATCGACTGAAAAACATTTACCACCTGGTGAACAAATTGAAACGACTGTAAATCCTCTTTCTGGCGAAGAACAAGAAGTTGAAACATCAGAAAAACCAACCGAAGGTCATGATGAAGAATCTGAAATTCCACAGATTTCTGACCATACAGAAGAAACATATAAGGAACCATCTCAAGCTGACGAACAACCAGAGGTTTCTGAAAAACCCGGTTCTGAATATACACCCGAAACAACTCCATATGCAGACGACAATCAATTAGAAACTTCCGAGAAATCAGTTGAAACTGATCATTCTCAAGAAATAGAAGAACCAATTGATAATAGTATTCAAGAGCAAGAACTTAGTGTAACGGAAAAACAACCAGAAAGTGATATTCAACCTGAAATATCAACACAACCGATAATATCTGACAGATTCCCTGATGTTCAAGAAGGTGAATATGATAAGACTGAAAGTAATGAAATCACACCATACTCAACCGAAACCCCATCCGAAGGTAGTAGCCAACCAGAAACGAGTGACAAACCTGTAGAAAGCGACGGAATTAAACCAGATACATCAGAGAAACCTGTAGAGGCTATTGAAAATGAGCTTGCAACAACCGACAAATATGATACAAGTGATGAACAAAGAATAGTAACCGAGAAAACTCCTGATGGCGAAGAACATGAATCTGAACAACCAGTTGGTACTAGTGAACAAGAAGATATATCTGAAAAACCAGTTCATAGTTCAGAAATAGATTCAGTAACATCCGAAGAACCTTCTTCATTCATTGAACAGCAAGAAACGGAAAAACCAGATGAAAGGATTTATGTCACTGAAGTTTATGGAAAACCAAGCGATGGTGAAGAATCTGTCTCTATAACATCTGAAAAACCAGCCGATGAACAAGAACAAATTCCTGAAACATCTGAAAAACCAGTAGATGTTGAAGAATCTGTCTCTATAACATCTGAAAAACCAGCCGATGAACAAGAACAAATTCCTGAAACATCTGAAAAACCTGTAGATGTTGAAGAACCTGTTGCTTTTACATCTGAAAAACCAGTCGATGAACAAGAACAAATTACTGAAACATCTGAAAAACCAGTAGATGTTGAAGAACCTGTTGCTGTAACATCTGAAAAACCAGTAGATGTCGAAGAACCTGTTGCTGTAACATCTGAAAAACCAGCTGAGGATGAAGAAATAGTTGCTGTAACATCTGAAAAACCAGCCGATGATGAAGAACTAGTTGATGTAACATCTGAAAAACCAGCTGATGATGCAGAACTAGTTGCTGTAACATCTGAGAAATCAGTAGATGGTGAGGACTCAATCGCTGTAACAACTGAAAAGTCAGTCGATGTGCAAGAACAAATTTCTGAAGTAACTGAAAAACCAACTGATGGTGAAATACCATCTCTTGAAACTTCTGAGACGCCTATTGAAAATACAGAACAAGTTCCAGAGGCCACTGAAAAACCTGTGGAAAGTGAAGACAAAATCCTCGAAAGCACTGAAAAACCTACTGATAGTGAAGACAAACTTTCTGAAGTCACTGAAAAATCGGTTGACACTGAAGGGCAAGTTTTTGAAACTTCGGAAATACCTGCTGACACCACAGAAACTGTTCCTGAATTAACTGAAAAAACTATCCTGACTGGAGAAGAATCACCTGAAATGGCAGAAAAGCCTGCAGACAATGAAGATGAAGCCCCTGAATCATCTGAAAAACCGATTGTGGAAGACACGGTAGGCACATCGGAAAAAACAACCGCGAGCGAAGATGAAGCTCCTGGAATATCTGAAAAACCCATTGAAAGTGAAACGTTAGAGACAGGCGTGACAGACGCACAAAAAGAAATTGAACAAACTCCAAGCAATGAAATTGATCAAACTCGTGGAGAAGATAGCCAAGGTACAGAAAATCCACCACCAGAATCAGTTGATGTACAAGGTCCAATAACTGAAGTTCCTGAATCTCTAGAGGATGTTACAACTCATCACATAAAACCCGAAACTGAATTACAACAATCAACTGAATCCCCAACAGAACCTAATATCGATATTAGTGCTGCAGGAATACCCGAAGAACAACCATCAATCAGTCAGGAAAAAGAAACAACACAATCAACTGAACTATTGAAACAACCTGAAGGTGTTAGTGAGATTAGTTCAACAGAAGAAGATGTAACAAAAACTATTCCTGTAGGTGAAGACAAATTAACTTCACAACCAGAAGAAGAATCACAAAAAACTGAAGCACCAATTGTAGTTGACGAGCCAAAACCAGAAGTATCAACTGAAAATGTATTGCTACAAAGTGAACATCATGTAATTCCAGGTGAAGGAGACTGTCTTGTCGATGATGTTACCTATGCAAATAATTCTATTGTACAGCCAACAAATCCTTGCCAATTGAGTTGCAAGTGTATCAGTAGCATTGTTCAATGTGAAATGATCGAATGTAGTCCTCCACCATCAGATATGGTTAAATGTATGCCAATATTCCATGGAGATGACAATTGTTGTCCAACATATAATTGTG aaGGAACAGAAGGTAAAACTCCACCATCAGATAGTCATATATTAGAGAAACTTCCTGAAGTTGAAAATATTCCTGGTGACGTAGCACAGACTGAAGCCACTCCAGAACCAGAAACAACCAAAGAATCTGAATCTATACCAGATGTAATAGTGCCTGTGGTACCTCTTGAAGAAGATATTTCAACCGAGATACCTGATAAAGATAACAATATTCCTACACAGAGTCCAGTTGACACAGTAGAAAGTGAAACCGATGAAATTTCACCTTCAAAAGACACTCCTGCTGATGAAAGCACCTCTGGATTAATTGGCACACCCATCGATAAAATTACAGAATCATCTGTTACAGAAACTGAAGTTGAACTTGCAACAGAACGGCTAGGGCCAATAGACACTATTGAACATGAAGATACTGAAGGTGAAGTTTCTAATACTACACCTAAATTGGATTCAATAACCGAAAAATCTGATTTACCTCTTGAAACTGAAGTATCGTCTGAGCAACCAGAGCTTATAACTATTAAACATGAACAACCCGTTGAAGTTCCTGTTGAATTAACAACCAGTGATTATCCTAATGAAATATTACCAACCACTTCTTCACATGAAAATATACCTGTACAAGTTGAAGTAGAATCAAGTACTGCTATCCCAGAATCTGTACCAACAGATACCAGCGGAATCGATTCAAATGAAATACCTTCCGGAGAAATATCTACTGAACCAGAAATATCTGTACCTGAAATAACCACCGAACATGCAAGCATTGATGTTACAACACAAACCAGTAAAACGCCATCTGAATCATTCCCTCAAGATGAAAATGAAGTATTATACACTTCTAAACCAGAAGCAATTCCTAGCAAGAAACCTGAAGATTCGTATACAACAGTTCCAAGTCAAGAAAATATTGATGTAGAAAAAACTACCGAGTTCATTTCAGAAATTTCGACTGAAGGTGTTAAAGTTCAAGAAACTGAAACTGAACACTTCATAATTGAGTTAGGAGATATTTCAACGAAACCAAGTAAAGAAGTTGATATTGAGGAATCTAATGAAGTGCCTGAAGTACCACTAGAATCAACAAAAATACCAGACATTGAACAAGACAAAGATGTAACCTCAGCACCTATTGCCGAAGAAGAAATCACGGTAACATCACAAGATGTACAAGAAAGTGTAACAACAGGAGCTCAACCAATTAGTcatgatgaaaatgaaattcCAACATTTGATAATATCCCTGTACAACCGGTGACAGAAAAACTTTTAGATGAAGACGAATCCAAATCCACTTCACTTCCAATTTCTTCAAGTGATTCAAATGAAGAGATACCAGATTATACCGCTTCTATTCCTTCAGATGATACAAGAGCCGAAACTGTAGCTCCTGTTTTACCTGTAGAAACTAGTACCGAATACCTAGAACAGAAAGTAACAGATCGGGTTGCACCAGATTCTGTTACAGACCTTCCTGTTAAAGTAGAAGAAACAGAAGTGACTGAAAGTAATATTGTAGAAACAGAAAAGCCAGAGGCTAGTGTATCACCAACTGAAGAACCTTCGGTTACTGTACAAACGCTTTTTGAAGTCACAGAAATTTCAACAGACATAATCAAAGAAGCAACGGAATCAGGCAGTGAAAGCGAAACTCCTAAGACAGATATTGGGGCATCTGTACCAGAAACACAAACAGATAAGCCTCTAGAAAGCGAAGCAAATGCAATACCAGATGCAGATATAGTATCTGAACATTCTACCATTACGCCTGTAGAAGAAAATCAAGAGACAGAAAAACCACATGATGCTGCTACAGAAGTTGAGAGTACAACGTTAGCTGAAGACAGAATTCCACATGTACCAGATAATGAAAATGAGTTAATTCCAGAAGAACATATTTCCGAAACTTCAACAAGCATTCCATTAGAGGAACGTACTACACTTACAAATGAAGTAATTTCACAAACAGATATTGCATCTCAGAAACCAGAATTTGAACAAGAACCCTCTGTAGCTGATATTTCAACAGAAGCTAACGAAATTATAACAGATGAACCTAAAGACATACAAAAACCAGAAGATGGTGAGTCACTGTCGGTTAATGAACCTACCGAAGATATCAAGATATTTGAAACTACTGTCACTCCCGATAATTCACAAGAAAATATTGAACAGTCTAGCGAAACTTCACCAAATGAAATTGATAACCGAATAAACTTAGTTGACGAATCAGAAGAAATTGAAAAGGAACAAACTGAACAACCTGTAACGGTCGCTGTGAGTGTTGAAACTTCTAGTGAACAAGTAATAGGAGAAGAACACACAGAAACTTCTATAGAACCTGAAGTTCTTGGTGCTGATCAAGAAAGTAATGTTCAACTTGAAGAAAAAGTAACAGAAGAGATACCAAAAGCCACAACTCAATATTTAGAACCAACAACAATTAAAACATCTATTGAAGAATCCTCAGAAGAAAAACAACAAACGTCCAGTGAAGAACAACCCATATCTGaaacaactgaaaataaattggtCGAAATTTCAACTGAAAGTCAACCAATTTCTCCAGAACAAACAACTATTCTTGCTTCAGACAATCTTCAAACAGAAGCCACTCCTAAAGACACGATACCTGATAGTAACCAAGAAACTGGAGGAGAAATAAGTTCAGAACTCGATACTACTACTCAATCAGAAGTACAGAAACTTGACACTTCGAGTGAAGGAAGTCCAATCAATGAAGTGTCTGGTGATAAACTTGAAGAACCTGAACCTGTATTGTCAGTAACCGAAGTTTCAGAAGTTGAAGAATCTTCAAAAGAAACAGGCGAATCAGTTACCGGTGATATTACTACCAAATATCCTACTGAAGATCAATCAGCTGCAAGTTTACCAGTTGAACAAGAAGGGGTTAAACCAAGTGTTCCAGTACATATACCTTCTGAACAAACAACTGTAGATGCCTTACCTGAACTTTCAACTCTTACATCTGAAGAAAACATTGAGCCTGAAGTAACAGAGGCTCCAATAACAACTACGATCAAGCAAGAATCAAGTAGTACCAAAGATGATGCTATGGAAATTACAACTGTTTCAAAACTTCCAGAGTTATCAACTAGTACACCACAAGTATCAACAGAAAAGTCAGATGAAATTGTAACCGTTCATGAAGATATTTCCGACGGAGAATTGAAACCAGCGCAAGATGATAAACAAACATCAGATGTACCATCAATATCATCTCAAGAACCTGATTACGTACAAGTGCCAATTGAACAATCTCCAGAGCCATCAGAAGAGCCTTCACAAGAAGTATCAACTTCGGGCTCAGTTTTCGAGTCATCTACAACTCAATCATCTTATTCTACACAAGATTCATTAAACGTTACGTCACCACCACGTATTCCAGACGAAGAATCTCAGAAACCGGTCAAGCCAGATTATCAACCACAACACCCTGATGATTTTGGCCAAATGCCACAACAATATCCATACCCACCAGAAACAGATGATTACGATGAAGATGATAGTACAGCGTTTGGACCTGGTACATGTCGATATGGTGGAAAAGTATACGTTTCCGCACAACAAATTCCACGGGACGATCCTTGCGATTTTTGTTTCTGTTTCCGTAGTGATATTATATGTTTACAACAAAGTTGTCCACCACCAATTCCAGGATGCCACGAAGAACCAATTAATGGTTTCTGTTGTCCCAGATATGAGTGTCCTGTTTCTATGGCAACCGTTTTAAATGTAACGACAACTACTACAACCACAACAACAACGTTACCACCACACTTTTTACATCACGCGTATAAAGGTGCAGCTTCAAGAAGAGGTTGTCAAATACAAGGCAAAGCTTATCAAGTTGGTGAAGTAGTCAAATCAAAATCTGGACCATGTTTACATTGCAC atGTGGAGGTGATGGTCAAATGAAATGTGATCCAAAAGTATGTAGTCCACAACCAATGATACAACAGATGATTGCAGCCGTAGCCACTAGTCGTACTGGAGCAAGAAGATGA
- the LOC123295993 gene encoding FAD synthase-like: MGFHSIKLFKFQFPKFKTNFIRNYCQNVKDTHRTAGIIVTGNEIIKGQVLDTNTQFLCKGLYDCGIKVARISVLPDDVDLISKEVKLFSDSFTYVLTSGGIGTTHDDVTYEAVAKAFNEPLHLHPEILTLVRNFYTTPESISAGQKLAMVPISAKLTFGFDKITGKRSNFPNVSVHNVYIFPGIPLFCRYLFTLVSSLQFGESKTKFYSKSVYLKSTEVDIVNSLNKLVRQNPNVDFGSYPEVEHRYYKVKISMDSQNKEDLEKAFQEVQTELKDHFTSYDDKPLDDTNNKIIRAIAGLQTSNIKSTYERINEVNLTNVIVWLNGTIETMIHLHLCHGAMSKDITKRKHKLEAIYIENNTQERNQKEFIDYLIQRYELKVHKFENINKEKLKNLLQNKCLLISLNEKHKHNKILENCNTEDPTEKWSNDDKYKFVQSLYLPYID; the protein is encoded by the exons atgggATTCcactcaataaaattatttaaatttcagtttccaaaattcaagacaaattttattagaaattactgtcaaaatgtgAAAGATACACATCGAACAGCTGGAATTATAG taacTGGAAATGAGATCATTAAAGGGCAAGTCTTAGACACGAACACACAATTTCTATGCAAAGGATTATATGATTGCGGAATTAAAGTTGCTCGG ATTTCAGTACTACCTGATGATGTAGATTTAATATCAaaagaagtaaaattattttctgattcCTTTACCTATGTGTTAACATCAGGTGGAATCGGTACAACTCATGATGATGTTACTTATGAAG CTGTGGCAAAGGCTTTTAACGAACCACTCCATCTTCATCCTGAGATTTTGACATTAGTAAGAAACTTTTACACAACGCCAGAAAGTATTTCAGCTGGCCAAAAATTAGCaatg GTTCCAATATcagcaaaattaacatttggttttgataaaataaccGGAAAACGATCAAATTTTCCCAATGTATCTGTGCATAACGTGTATATATTTCCAGGCATACCATTATTTTGTCGATATTTGTTCACTTTAGTTAGCAGTTTACAGTTTGGTGaatcaaaaactaaattttattcgaaatccGTTTATCTTAAAAGTACTGAAGTAGATATTGTTAATTCGTTAAACAAATTAGTTCGTCAAAATCCAAATGTTGATTTTGGATCATATCCTGAAGTTGAACATCG TTATTATAAGGTAAAAATATCAATGGATTCGCAAAATAAAGAGGATTTGGAGAAAGCTTTCCAAGAAGTACAAACAGAATTGAAGGATCATTTCACATCTTATGATGACAAACCACTGGATGACacgaacaataaaattattcgagCCATAGCAGGTTTACAGACGTCAAATATAAAGTCAACATATGAAAGAATAAACGAAGTTAATTT aacgaATGTAATCGTATGGTTAAATGGTACTATTGAAACCATGATTCATCTTCATTTGTGCCATGGAGCTATGTCGAAGGATATCACCAAAAGAAAACATAAGCTTGAGGCtatttatatcgaaaataaCACTCAAGAAAGAAATCAGAaggaatttattgattatttaatacagag GTATGAATTAAAagttcacaaatttgaaaatataaataaggaaaaattaaaaaatttgcttcaaaataaatgtttattgatCTCCTTAAAcgaaaaacataaacataataaaatattggaaaattgcAATACGGAGGATCCAACTGAAAAATGGTCAAATGAcgataaatacaaatttgtgCAATCTTTATATTTGCCTTATATTGATTAG